From Cardiobacteriaceae bacterium TAE3-ERU3, a single genomic window includes:
- a CDS encoding undecaprenyl-diphosphate phosphatase encodes MTITQAIVLALVQGLTEFLPVSSSAHLILVPKLFGWPDQGLAFDVIVHVGTLVAVIAYFRHDLWQIIRHWFTQFSRNRHDPNGYARLGNLIILATIPTGIIGLLADDYVDLYLRSPLVIAASTLVFGIALGLADRYGKRLMDIAKTTPLQAVVYGLAQAIALIPGTSRSGITMTAGLMMGFTREAAARFSFLMSIPIITLAGLLKAKDLIEQPQAVDMAPLFVGLIVSALSAYLCIAAFMKLLAKTGMMPYVIYRIVLAIVLLWVFL; translated from the coding sequence ATGACTATTACCCAAGCCATCGTTCTTGCCCTCGTACAAGGGCTGACTGAATTTTTGCCGGTTTCCAGCTCGGCGCATCTCATCCTCGTGCCAAAATTGTTCGGTTGGCCGGATCAGGGATTGGCGTTTGATGTGATCGTACACGTCGGCACGCTGGTCGCCGTCATCGCCTATTTTCGCCACGATTTGTGGCAAATTATTCGCCACTGGTTCACCCAATTCAGCCGCAATCGCCACGACCCAAACGGCTATGCACGCCTTGGCAACCTGATTATTCTTGCTACTATTCCGACCGGCATCATCGGCCTGCTCGCGGATGATTACGTCGATCTTTATTTGCGCAGCCCATTGGTCATCGCAGCAAGTACATTGGTGTTTGGTATTGCGCTGGGGCTTGCTGATCGCTATGGCAAGCGCCTGATGGATATCGCCAAAACCACACCACTGCAAGCGGTCGTATACGGCCTTGCGCAAGCCATCGCGCTGATCCCCGGCACCTCGCGCTCAGGCATCACCATGACCGCAGGACTAATGATGGGCTTCACCCGCGAAGCAGCGGCGCGCTTTTCCTTCCTGATGTCGATTCCAATCATCACCCTTGCCGGGCTGCTCAAAGCCAAAGACTTGATCGAACAGCCGCAAGCTGTTGATATGGCGCCCTTGTTCGTCGGGCTAATCGTCTCAGCATTATCCGCCTATCTGTGTATAGCCGCATTTATGAAGCTGCTGGCAAAGACCGGCATGATGCCGTACGTCATTTACCGCATTGTTCTTGCCATTGTGCTGCTGTGGGTGTTTCTCTAA
- a CDS encoding glutaredoxin family protein: MRKIMSRTYQLMSRQGCHLCQQVAQQLMLMNVDFRIVDIDRDMALREKYHTLVPVLYCAACDEELLYPFSEVDLVAWLARTHGQ; this comes from the coding sequence ATGAGGAAAATCATGTCCCGTACCTATCAATTGATGAGCCGACAAGGCTGTCATCTTTGCCAGCAGGTCGCACAGCAATTGATGCTGATGAATGTAGATTTCCGTATCGTGGATATTGATCGCGATATGGCACTGCGAGAGAAATACCATACTTTGGTACCGGTGCTTTACTGCGCGGCATGCGATGAAGAGCTGCTTTACCCATTTTCAGAAGTGGATTTGGTGGCGTGGCTGGCGCGTACTCATGGACAATAA
- the hemN gene encoding oxygen-independent coproporphyrinogen III oxidase, producing MTAYFDAALIEKYSISGPRYTSYPTAVQFTEQFDADDYVQALKDSNASGRDLSLYVHIPFCRHVCYYCACNKIITRNTAQAAEYLRYLRMDIERQAAHIDRGRKVMQLHFGGGTPTFISKEEQSELLGMLQSHFQFADDSEGEFSIEIDPRTVDHDYLAHLRQLGFNRLSFGVQDFDEEVQKAVNRVQPLDEVASVMQSGRDLGYHSISVDLIYGLPLQTVDKFRKTLREIIALSPDRIAVFNYAHMPQLFGAQKQINAEDLPDAATKLAILETTIAMLTEAGYEFIGLDHFAKPDDSLVQHQKAGTLYRNFQGYSTFSTCDLLGFGISAISMLENSYSQHQKARSKYYAALDAGGLPVERGVRLNKDDHIRSYVITEIMCNLGLSLDAVSQRFDIDAKAYFADEWQRLEPLAADGLITLGDDSLTIEPIGRLLIRNVAMIFDGYLAKMPQKRFSKVI from the coding sequence ATGACGGCATATTTTGACGCGGCACTGATCGAAAAATACAGCATCAGTGGACCGCGCTATACCTCTTATCCGACCGCAGTTCAGTTCACTGAGCAATTTGATGCGGATGATTATGTGCAGGCACTCAAAGACAGCAATGCCAGCGGGCGTGATTTGTCACTTTATGTGCATATCCCGTTTTGCCGCCACGTTTGCTACTACTGCGCGTGCAATAAAATCATCACCCGCAATACCGCGCAAGCCGCAGAGTACTTGCGCTATTTACGCATGGACATAGAGCGACAGGCTGCGCATATAGACCGCGGTCGCAAGGTGATGCAGCTGCACTTTGGCGGCGGTACACCAACGTTTATCAGTAAGGAAGAGCAAAGCGAATTGCTCGGTATGTTGCAATCGCATTTTCAATTTGCTGATGATAGCGAAGGTGAATTCAGTATTGAAATTGATCCGCGCACAGTCGACCACGACTACCTTGCGCACCTGCGCCAACTTGGCTTTAACCGCCTTAGCTTTGGCGTACAGGATTTTGACGAGGAAGTGCAGAAAGCGGTTAATCGTGTGCAACCACTCGATGAAGTTGCGTCGGTGATGCAGTCCGGGCGTGATCTTGGCTATCACTCGATTTCGGTTGATTTGATTTATGGGCTACCACTGCAAACGGTAGATAAATTTCGCAAAACCTTGCGTGAAATTATTGCCTTGTCGCCGGATCGCATTGCCGTATTTAATTACGCACATATGCCGCAGTTATTTGGCGCACAAAAGCAGATCAATGCCGAAGACTTGCCCGATGCAGCAACCAAGCTCGCGATTCTCGAAACCACAATTGCCATGCTCACTGAAGCTGGTTATGAATTTATTGGCCTTGATCACTTTGCCAAGCCCGATGATTCACTGGTGCAGCACCAAAAAGCGGGCACGCTGTACCGCAATTTTCAGGGCTATTCGACCTTTTCAACCTGTGACTTGCTCGGCTTTGGCATCAGCGCCATTTCCATGCTTGAAAACAGCTACAGCCAGCATCAAAAAGCGCGCAGTAAGTACTACGCTGCATTAGATGCTGGTGGCTTGCCGGTCGAGCGTGGCGTGCGCCTGAACAAGGATGACCATATTCGCAGCTATGTGATCACTGAAATCATGTGTAACCTTGGTTTATCGCTTGACGCCGTATCTCAGCGTTTTGATATAGACGCCAAGGCATACTTTGCTGATGAGTGGCAGCGGCTAGAACCACTTGCCGCAGATGGATTAATTACCTTGGGTGATGACAGCCTGACCATCGAGCCGATTGGTCGCTTGCTGATCCGCAATGTAGCCATGATATTTGATGGTTATTTGGCAAAAATGCCACAAAAGCGCTTTTCAAAAGTGATTTAA
- a CDS encoding response regulator transcription factor, with protein MMNASLPSPVMIVEDDPEMMRRTTRLLHEIGYKADQIQQAPTVQQALKSKQKPIALALIDLGLPDGNGVEVIQAYRENDPNMLIMVISGWSTREAILSALRAGANGYLLKERDDLELSISIRSVISGGAPIDPFLARKIIDALPSDSTPEAQASPEATLTSRQHEILHLVADGMSNREIAEHLFISKYTVECHIKNIYQKLSASNRINAVSVARSLGLLP; from the coding sequence ATGATGAACGCGTCATTACCATCACCTGTCATGATCGTGGAAGATGATCCGGAAATGATGCGCCGGACAACCCGCCTACTGCATGAGATTGGCTATAAAGCAGATCAAATACAACAAGCACCTACTGTTCAGCAAGCACTGAAAAGTAAGCAAAAGCCAATCGCTTTGGCCTTGATCGATTTGGGCCTGCCTGATGGCAATGGCGTAGAAGTGATCCAGGCGTACCGTGAGAATGATCCAAATATGCTGATCATGGTCATCTCCGGATGGTCAACCAGAGAAGCGATTCTTTCTGCATTGCGTGCTGGTGCAAATGGTTACCTCCTCAAAGAACGTGACGATCTCGAGCTTTCTATCTCGATCAGAAGCGTGATCAGTGGTGGCGCACCTATTGATCCTTTTCTGGCACGTAAAATTATTGATGCTTTACCAAGCGATAGTACTCCTGAAGCTCAAGCCTCTCCCGAAGCCACCTTGACCTCAAGGCAGCATGAAATTCTGCATTTGGTTGCAGACGGTATGAGCAACCGTGAAATAGCCGAACATCTATTTATCTCTAAATATACCGTCGAATGCCACATCAAAAACATCTATCAAAAGCTCAGCGCCAGCAATCGTATCAATGCCGTTTCAGTCGCGCGTTCGCTTGGATTATTGCCTTAG
- a CDS encoding YcnI family protein, translated as MMKTTTRLLLVATLASVSSLTLAHVTLADSKAENGSYHRFTLNVPHGCKGAPTTAITVHIPEGIQGAKPLYIQGWDISTEKSKLKQPYTAHGKEHTEYVSAITWANGDLPNDFYGEFVFRAKVSTDAETLLLKVDQQCGDQSVSWSAESHDEPHPAAVLTITHDQHSDDHHGHNHGEHKH; from the coding sequence ATGATGAAAACAACCACCCGCCTACTGCTTGTCGCAACACTAGCCAGCGTCAGTTCGCTGACACTAGCGCATGTCACACTCGCTGATAGCAAAGCTGAAAATGGTAGCTACCACCGCTTTACTCTTAACGTTCCACACGGCTGTAAAGGTGCGCCGACGACCGCCATTACTGTTCATATTCCTGAAGGCATTCAGGGCGCAAAGCCACTTTATATTCAAGGCTGGGACATCAGCACTGAAAAAAGCAAGCTAAAGCAGCCCTACACGGCACACGGCAAAGAACACACTGAATACGTCAGTGCCATTACTTGGGCAAATGGCGACTTACCCAACGATTTTTATGGTGAATTTGTCTTCCGGGCCAAAGTATCCACCGATGCTGAAACACTGCTGCTCAAAGTAGACCAGCAATGCGGCGATCAAAGCGTATCATGGTCTGCTGAAAGCCACGATGAACCACATCCAGCCGCTGTCCTGACCATTACCCATGACCAACATAGTGATGATCATCATGGCCATAACCATGGCGAGCACAAACACTAA
- a CDS encoding acetyl-CoA C-acyltransferase, producing MTQNVYIVAATRTPVGKAPRGMFKNLRPDDMLVHVIQSVLAQAPSVPPEAIGDIITGCAFPEAEQGLNVARYAAQLAGLPDTVPGLTINRWCSSGLNAVQIAADRIRLGEADVMIASGTESMSQVPMMGNKVSLNPRIFEDDHLALAYGMGITAEKVAEKWNVSREDQDAFAVESHRRALQAQAENRFADEISPIEVTYRKPNLATGEVEITTKVQDKDEGPRPDTSMEGLAKLRTVFDTKGSVTAGNSSQMSDGAGAVLLVSEKALKEYGLTPLARYCTFAVKGVPPEVMGIGPKEAIPAACRQAGINVNDLQWIELNEAFAAQSLAVMRDLDLDPARVNPNGGAIALGHPLGATGAIRTASLIHGMRQQGQSGYGMVTMCIGSGMGAAGTFEIF from the coding sequence ATGACTCAAAACGTTTACATCGTTGCCGCGACCCGCACACCGGTCGGCAAAGCCCCGCGTGGCATGTTCAAAAATCTACGCCCTGATGACATGCTGGTGCACGTCATCCAATCTGTCCTCGCGCAAGCACCATCAGTACCACCAGAAGCGATTGGCGACATCATCACCGGCTGCGCATTTCCCGAAGCCGAGCAAGGGCTGAACGTCGCGCGCTACGCTGCACAACTCGCAGGCTTGCCTGACACGGTTCCCGGCCTGACCATTAACCGCTGGTGTTCATCCGGCCTCAATGCCGTACAAATTGCTGCTGATCGCATCCGCCTCGGCGAGGCCGACGTGATGATTGCATCCGGCACAGAGTCCATGTCGCAAGTGCCGATGATGGGCAACAAAGTCTCGCTTAACCCGCGCATCTTTGAAGATGACCACCTTGCTCTCGCCTACGGCATGGGCATCACCGCTGAAAAAGTTGCTGAAAAATGGAACGTCAGCCGCGAAGATCAGGACGCATTTGCTGTCGAATCTCACCGCCGCGCCCTGCAAGCTCAGGCAGAAAACCGCTTTGCTGACGAAATCAGCCCGATCGAAGTCACCTACCGCAAGCCTAACCTCGCAACCGGTGAAGTGGAAATTACTACCAAAGTGCAGGACAAGGACGAAGGCCCACGCCCTGACACGAGCATGGAAGGACTGGCTAAACTGCGCACCGTCTTTGATACCAAAGGCAGCGTTACCGCCGGTAACAGCTCACAAATGTCTGACGGTGCCGGTGCAGTATTGCTTGTTTCTGAAAAGGCACTGAAAGAATACGGCCTTACACCACTCGCGCGTTATTGCACTTTCGCAGTCAAAGGCGTACCACCAGAAGTCATGGGCATCGGCCCTAAAGAAGCCATCCCCGCAGCGTGCCGACAAGCCGGTATCAATGTAAACGACCTGCAATGGATCGAGCTCAACGAAGCCTTTGCTGCACAATCGCTTGCCGTCATGCGCGACCTCGATCTCGACCCAGCACGCGTCAACCCCAACGGCGGCGCAATCGCCCTCGGCCACCCACTCGGCGCAACTGGTGCTATCCGTACCGCAAGCCTTATCCACGGCATGCGCCAGCAAGGACAAAGCGGCTACGGCATGGTCACCATGTGTATCGGTAGCGGTATGGGCGCAGCAGGTACATTTGAAATTTTCTAA
- a CDS encoding 3-hydroxyacyl-CoA dehydrogenase/enoyl-CoA hydratase family protein: MNQKPIQTVAVLGAGVMGAQIAAHFANAHYPVKLFDLAAKDSKDRNEIVHNALKRLAKLKPAPLAEQGVENLITAHNYEDDLEQLKDCDLIIEAIAEKMEWKRDLYERIAPAVRQDAILATNTSGLSIQELAESVPADIRHRFCGVHFFNPPRYMHLVELIPCNGTEADVLDDLETFLVSRLGKGVVRARNTPNFIANRVGVFAMLAAVKHAEQFGLDFDVVDQLTGRLLGRPKSATFRTADVVGLDTLAHVVHTKQERLQDDPWHKHYTLPDYIQKLIDNGALGQKSGAGFYKKEGKTIKQLDPKSGEYQPAEGKADKDVVAILKNKNAAERLKALHDSDHPQAQFIWSVLRDTFHYAAYHLADIAHCARDIDLALRWGFGWDEGPFETWQKADWQQIAQWISEDIKAGKALADAPLPEWVSQRDGVHTPEGSYDAAHDTLVARSNLPVYQRQIVPATVYGETRGELGNTVHETDTLRCFTLEHPAADGLLIASFKTKMHTCSHALLKDLMAAIDRAEAEYSGLVIWQGAEGPFSAGADLASVQDEVLAGNYDAATEFARDFQRTSMRIRYSRVPVVSAAQGLALGGGCEFLMHSDRVIAAMESYIGLVEVGVGLLPGGAGTKEFAMRAAKHANGNFAAALKDSFMTIATAKVSTSAENARELGYLKDSDVVVFNPYELLYTALKHASALAVAYRPPVSKPFKVGGRSTAATFKGQLVNMLEGHMISKYDYHIASAIADVMTGGNVDEGTTVNEDWVLKIEHERFMELVGNKQTHERIAHMLKTGKPLRN, translated from the coding sequence ATGAACCAAAAACCGATTCAAACCGTCGCCGTCCTCGGCGCAGGTGTCATGGGCGCACAAATTGCCGCCCACTTTGCCAATGCCCACTATCCGGTCAAACTCTTTGACCTCGCAGCCAAAGACAGCAAAGACCGCAATGAAATCGTCCACAACGCGCTCAAGCGCTTGGCCAAACTCAAGCCTGCGCCACTGGCGGAACAAGGCGTTGAAAACCTAATCACCGCGCACAACTACGAAGATGACCTCGAGCAGCTCAAAGACTGCGACCTGATCATCGAAGCCATCGCCGAAAAAATGGAATGGAAGCGCGACCTCTACGAACGCATCGCCCCTGCTGTGCGTCAGGACGCTATCCTCGCCACCAACACTTCCGGCCTGTCGATTCAGGAACTCGCCGAGTCTGTACCGGCAGACATCCGCCACCGTTTCTGCGGCGTGCATTTCTTTAACCCACCACGTTATATGCACCTCGTCGAGCTCATTCCTTGCAACGGCACCGAAGCGGACGTCCTTGACGATCTCGAAACCTTCCTCGTTTCCCGCCTTGGCAAAGGCGTCGTACGCGCACGCAACACCCCGAACTTCATCGCTAACCGTGTCGGCGTCTTCGCCATGCTCGCAGCGGTCAAGCACGCCGAACAATTCGGCCTTGATTTTGACGTCGTTGACCAGCTCACCGGTCGCCTGCTCGGTCGCCCCAAATCTGCGACCTTCCGCACCGCTGATGTCGTCGGCCTTGATACACTCGCACACGTCGTACACACCAAGCAGGAACGCCTGCAAGACGACCCATGGCACAAACACTACACCCTGCCTGACTACATCCAAAAGCTGATCGACAATGGCGCACTTGGGCAAAAATCCGGCGCTGGCTTCTACAAAAAAGAAGGCAAAACCATCAAGCAGCTCGATCCGAAAAGTGGCGAATACCAGCCGGCTGAAGGGAAAGCCGATAAAGACGTGGTCGCGATTCTGAAAAACAAAAACGCCGCCGAGCGCCTCAAGGCATTGCACGACAGCGATCACCCGCAGGCACAATTCATCTGGTCAGTATTGCGCGATACATTCCACTACGCTGCCTACCACCTCGCCGACATCGCCCACTGCGCACGCGACATCGACCTCGCCCTGCGTTGGGGCTTCGGCTGGGACGAAGGCCCATTTGAAACATGGCAAAAAGCCGACTGGCAACAAATCGCACAATGGATCAGTGAAGACATCAAAGCGGGCAAAGCCCTCGCCGATGCGCCACTGCCAGAATGGGTCAGCCAGCGCGACGGCGTACACACGCCGGAAGGCTCTTACGATGCTGCCCACGACACCCTCGTTGCGCGCAGCAACCTGCCGGTTTATCAGCGCCAAATCGTCCCTGCCACCGTTTACGGCGAAACCCGCGGTGAGCTCGGCAACACTGTGCACGAAACCGACACCCTGCGTTGCTTCACTCTTGAGCATCCTGCGGCGGATGGCTTACTGATTGCCTCGTTCAAAACCAAAATGCACACCTGTAGCCACGCCCTGCTCAAAGACCTGATGGCGGCGATTGACCGCGCCGAAGCAGAATACAGCGGTTTGGTTATCTGGCAAGGTGCAGAAGGTCCATTCTCGGCTGGTGCGGATCTTGCCTCGGTACAGGACGAAGTACTCGCCGGCAACTACGACGCCGCGACCGAATTTGCCCGCGACTTCCAGCGCACCTCAATGCGTATCCGTTACAGCCGCGTACCAGTCGTCTCGGCTGCACAAGGCCTCGCACTCGGCGGCGGCTGTGAATTCCTGATGCACTCGGATCGCGTCATCGCCGCAATGGAAAGCTACATCGGACTGGTCGAAGTCGGCGTCGGCTTACTGCCCGGCGGCGCAGGTACCAAAGAATTTGCCATGCGCGCCGCCAAGCACGCCAACGGCAACTTTGCCGCTGCGCTGAAAGACAGCTTCATGACCATCGCCACTGCCAAAGTCAGCACCAGCGCTGAAAATGCACGCGAACTCGGCTACCTCAAGGACAGCGACGTGGTCGTCTTCAACCCTTACGAGCTGCTTTACACCGCACTCAAGCACGCCAGCGCGCTCGCGGTTGCCTACCGTCCACCGGTAAGCAAACCGTTCAAGGTTGGCGGACGCAGCACCGCAGCGACGTTTAAAGGACAGCTGGTCAACATGCTCGAAGGGCACATGATCAGCAAATACGACTACCACATCGCCAGCGCGATTGCCGATGTCATGACCGGCGGCAACGTCGATGAAGGCACCACCGTCAACGAAGACTGGGTACTGAAAATCGAGCACGAACGCTTTATGGAACTGGTCGGCAACAAGCAAACGCACGAGCGTATTGCGCATATGCTGAAAACAGGCAAGCCGTTAAGAAATTAA
- a CDS encoding acyl-CoA dehydrogenase, which produces MTWIIAILSALAIFGALAYFGSPVWLWAIGAVLFLTIVKAHWIFFIIGLGLCLVFGVASIRKALISKRVMAIFKKVLPPLSKTEQEAIDAGTVWWDAEVYSGKPDWEILENIADPKLSKTEQEFLDGPVEELCAMINDWQVVHKDHDLTPETWQYIRDNGFLAMIIKKKYGGLEFSNYAHAKVVGKIASRCGSAAVTVMVPNSLGPGELLQHYGTEEQCEYYLPRLAKGIDIPCFALTSPYAGSDAGAIPDYGVVERGSYTDPRTGEKHEDVLGIRVSFEKRWMTLGPVATVFGLAFKLKDPNHLLGDVEDVGITCALLPEGTEGLMHKRRHYPNNSPFMNGPVWGKDVFIPVDWIIGGKEYAGQGWRMLVECLSVGRCISLPALSVSAGKACSYTTAAFAGIRHQFGLPIGKFEGVDEALSRIGGYTYQMESSQDLALVGLDGGEKPSVISAILKYHNTERMRHCINDAMDIHGGRAVVTGPRNYLASAYNAIPVAITVEGANILTRSMMIFGQGAFRCHRYVLDEIFAAGDNNLDKFDKALAGHISQALRNSMRSFFLGFTNGALSKAPAHAGEMAAYYRRINRLSAAFSISGEMAMASLGGSLKFREKISARLGDAFSNLYIATAVLKRFQRDGAPKSDLPLAKWAVEKALYDVETALHGVIANLPSRPVAWLLKVLVFPLGRRCQPPSDKLGTEVSRTMMDFGPAMERLTKFIYVPECDPRTVTEPLAVLKPALDAIRATEDAERTIRHAERSGELTAFAPDERLDEAAEKGLITAEQRDQVREARKLMRLAITVDDFDMELNEYDKDLFDRVIFLAR; this is translated from the coding sequence ATGACCTGGATTATCGCTATTTTATCCGCACTCGCGATCTTTGGTGCGCTTGCTTATTTTGGCTCCCCCGTGTGGCTATGGGCTATCGGCGCCGTGCTGTTTTTGACCATCGTCAAAGCGCACTGGATATTCTTCATTATCGGTTTGGGTTTGTGCTTGGTATTTGGTGTTGCGTCGATCCGCAAAGCATTGATCAGCAAACGCGTCATGGCTATCTTCAAAAAAGTATTACCGCCGTTATCAAAAACTGAACAAGAGGCAATCGACGCCGGTACAGTCTGGTGGGACGCCGAAGTTTACTCAGGTAAACCAGACTGGGAAATTCTTGAAAACATTGCTGATCCCAAGCTTAGCAAGACAGAGCAAGAGTTTCTTGATGGCCCAGTAGAGGAACTGTGTGCGATGATCAACGACTGGCAAGTCGTCCACAAAGACCACGACCTCACTCCTGAAACATGGCAGTACATCCGTGACAACGGCTTCCTGGCCATGATCATCAAGAAAAAATATGGTGGTCTCGAATTCTCCAACTATGCGCATGCCAAAGTAGTCGGCAAAATTGCCAGCCGTTGTGGCTCGGCAGCAGTCACCGTCATGGTGCCAAACTCCCTTGGCCCTGGCGAACTGCTGCAACACTACGGCACCGAAGAACAATGTGAATACTACTTACCTCGCCTTGCCAAGGGTATCGATATTCCTTGCTTTGCCTTGACCAGTCCTTATGCCGGCTCAGACGCAGGCGCGATCCCTGACTACGGCGTTGTCGAGCGCGGTAGCTACACTGATCCGCGCACCGGCGAAAAGCACGAAGATGTCCTCGGTATTCGCGTATCCTTTGAGAAACGCTGGATGACGCTCGGACCAGTCGCAACCGTATTCGGCCTTGCGTTCAAACTCAAAGATCCAAACCACCTGCTTGGCGACGTTGAAGACGTTGGTATCACATGTGCCCTGCTGCCGGAAGGCACCGAAGGTCTGATGCACAAGCGCCGCCACTACCCGAACAATTCACCATTCATGAACGGCCCTGTCTGGGGTAAAGACGTATTCATCCCAGTCGACTGGATCATCGGTGGTAAAGAATACGCCGGTCAGGGCTGGCGTATGCTGGTTGAGTGCCTCTCTGTTGGCCGTTGTATTTCCCTGCCTGCGCTGTCAGTCTCTGCTGGTAAAGCGTGCAGCTACACCACCGCAGCATTTGCTGGCATCCGTCATCAGTTCGGCCTGCCTATCGGTAAATTTGAAGGCGTTGACGAAGCCCTTTCACGCATCGGCGGCTATACCTATCAAATGGAATCGTCGCAAGACTTGGCACTGGTCGGGCTCGACGGTGGTGAAAAGCCATCGGTTATCTCAGCCATTCTCAAATATCACAACACCGAGCGTATGCGCCACTGCATCAATGATGCGATGGATATTCACGGTGGCCGCGCAGTCGTCACCGGCCCGCGTAACTACCTCGCATCAGCGTATAACGCGATTCCGGTCGCGATTACCGTTGAAGGTGCGAACATCCTCACTCGCTCGATGATGATTTTCGGCCAAGGTGCGTTCCGATGCCACCGCTATGTACTCGACGAAATCTTTGCCGCTGGTGACAACAACCTTGACAAATTCGACAAAGCACTGGCTGGACACATCAGCCAAGCATTGCGCAACAGCATGCGTAGCTTCTTCCTTGGCTTTACCAACGGAGCACTGAGCAAAGCACCTGCGCATGCTGGCGAAATGGCTGCTTATTACCGCCGTATTAACCGCCTATCGGCTGCTTTTTCTATCTCTGGAGAAATGGCCATGGCAAGCCTCGGTGGTTCACTAAAATTCCGTGAGAAAATCTCTGCGCGTCTTGGTGATGCATTTTCAAACCTCTATATCGCTACCGCCGTCCTCAAGCGCTTCCAGCGCGACGGTGCGCCCAAGAGCGATTTACCACTGGCTAAATGGGCGGTTGAAAAAGCGCTTTACGACGTAGAAACCGCATTGCACGGCGTCATTGCCAACCTGCCTTCGCGCCCGGTTGCATGGCTGCTCAAAGTTCTAGTTTTCCCACTCGGCCGCCGTTGCCAGCCACCATCAGACAAACTTGGCACTGAAGTCAGCCGCACCATGATGGACTTTGGCCCAGCAATGGAGCGCCTGACCAAATTCATCTACGTACCGGAATGTGATCCACGTACGGTGACTGAACCACTCGCCGTACTCAAGCCAGCGCTTGATGCCATCCGCGCAACGGAAGACGCCGAACGCACTATTCGCCACGCAGAGCGCAGCGGTGAACTAACCGCATTTGCACCGGACGAGCGCCTCGATGAAGCTGCTGAAAAAGGCCTGATTACAGCCGAGCAGCGTGATCAAGTGCGCGAAGCACGCAAACTGATGCGCCTTGCGATCACCGTTGACGACTTCGACATGGAGCTCAACGAGTACGACAAGGATCTATTTGATCGCGTCATTTTCCTCGCACGCTAA
- a CDS encoding TetR family transcriptional regulator, whose protein sequence is MTNESQSAHTINRIFNSAEKLFVEHGFESTSLRTITNDAGVNLAAINYHFGGKDALIKTVFTRRFVPYLHECTREVEALKVLDQDYNAEDVVRVLLKPALNLANQPNKQGLIFVRLVSRMMVDNHRLVRDTMSAEAKTLISSILDVLQPLLPSYSESTLRWRIHFMFNLIFHAFAGNDIFKLFMPGEAGSARNPKQIAQQLMPYLTGALTAPEPSI, encoded by the coding sequence ATGACTAATGAATCACAGTCAGCACACACAATTAACCGCATTTTTAACAGCGCTGAGAAACTATTTGTCGAACATGGATTTGAAAGTACATCACTACGTACAATCACCAATGATGCAGGGGTCAATTTGGCCGCTATAAACTACCATTTTGGCGGCAAGGATGCCTTGATCAAAACGGTTTTTACCCGTCGCTTCGTCCCTTATCTGCACGAGTGTACTCGTGAAGTTGAGGCACTCAAAGTACTCGACCAAGACTACAATGCTGAAGACGTCGTACGCGTACTGCTCAAACCCGCGCTCAACCTTGCCAACCAACCCAATAAACAAGGGCTTATTTTTGTGCGTCTTGTCTCACGCATGATGGTCGATAACCACCGCCTCGTACGCGACACCATGAGCGCCGAAGCCAAAACGCTGATCAGCAGTATTCTCGATGTTTTACAGCCACTTTTGCCATCTTATAGTGAAAGCACTCTGCGCTGGCGTATTCACTTTATGTTCAACCTGATTTTCCACGCATTTGCTGGTAATGACATTTTTAAATTATTTATGCCCGGCGAAGCAGGATCAGCGCGTAACCCAAAACAAATTGCCCAACAATTAATGCCCTATTTAACAGGTGCATTAACCGCTCCAGAACCTAGCATTTAA